AGCATTCGATCCGGTCGAGGCTCTGTTAAGTTACTACGCTCCGCTGCATAAACTTGCTGGTTCGGTTGACGTGATTGCGGATACAGCTCCTCTGACGCAGTACAAACTGGTCGTCGCTCCGGCGTTGAACGTACTGACGCCGGAGGCTGCAAAGAATTTGGAGGCTTACGTTCGTACGGGTGGCAATCTCGTGCTAGGGCAGCGGAGTGCCATGAAGGACGAAGACAACAGTCTATTTCCAGAGCGGCAACCGGGACCACTCGCCGCAATGCTGGGAGCGAGGGTTGAGCAGTTTTACGCGCTGGATCAAACAGTGCCGGTGAGCGGCGTGTGGGGAGATGCGCAGGATACGATCTGGGCCGAACAGCTTGGCGTAATGGATCAGGCTACGCAGGTTCTGATGCGTTACGGAACGAGCAACGGCTGGTTGGACGGACAGCCCGCGGCTGTGACACGCAAAGTTGGGCGTGGAACTATTACATACATTGGCACGGGGCTTGATGCGGCTGCGATGAGACGTGCTGCGGAGTGGATGCTCGAGGAGAGCGGCGTCGCGGCAGTATTGCCTGAGATTCCGGCAGACGTGGATGTGGCGATACGGTCGAACACAAAGACGCGGGTTCTCATTCTGACGAACTATGGATCGGAGATGCGCGTCATCAAGCTGCCACATGCAATGCACGATGTGCTCAAGGGTGGGGACACAGCGAGCGTTTCACTTCCACGGTTTGGTGTCGTGGTGCTTCAGGAGTCGACCGGTAGTAAGTAGGAGGACCGCTTTGTCCGGCTTCACTAAGGTGGAACAATGTGGCGCGCTTACGTTGCTGTTGGGCTTCAGTTCCATGCTTGCGGCCCAGAGCTACGTGCCTTCCGGTGACCTGCTGGTGCGCTTCGGTGCGCCGGCACGCGTCTTCGAGGAGGCTATGCCAACGGGCAATGGACGGCTAGGAGCGACGATGTATGGCGGCATCTCCGAGGAGAGAGTGGACCTGAATGAGAGTTCGATGTGGTCCGGCTCACCCCACGACTCGGATCGCACAGACGCTGCGAAAGAGCTCCCAGAGATTCGCAGGCTTCTGATTGCGGGTGACAATGTGGCCGCCGAGGTTCTGGTAAATAAGAGCTTTACATCGGCTGATGCGGGGAGCGGCGATCCTCGCTATGGTTCGTACGAAGAGTTGGGAAAACTGCTGCTCTCGTTTGATGGGATGAAGGATGCGAACGCCAGCGAATATCGCAGATGGCTTGATCTCGATGGGGCTGTGGCGACGACGAGTTTTGAGGCAAATGGAGTGCGCTATACACGCGAAGTATTCACAAGCGCCCCGGACCAGGTGATTGTGGTGCACCTGCGCGCGAGCCGATCGCGTTCGCTTTCGTTGCGCGTTCGTCTGGGCAGAGTGGAGCGTTTCCAGACGAAGACCGATGGTAAAGATGGCTTGGTGATGACGGGCGCGCTGGACTCGGGCGTGCACGACATGGCTGGCCTTCGGTATGCCACCCGTGTGCGAGCGTTCATTCGCGGCGGCACGATAAGACCAGTCGATGGCGATTCTCTTTTGATCTCTCGCGCTGACGAGGTTACGCTACTGGTGACCGCGGCAACCAACTATCGAGGATTCGCAGGCCGTCACAGCCATGACGCCGAGTTCGCCGCTTTGCAGGATATGCGCGCGGCGGCACAGCGGTCTTATGCGTTGTTACTGGCGCGCCACCAAGCGGATTATCGCAGCTACTTCCGCAGAGTATCGCTTGTGATGGGAGACGCAGCTCTGGAGCAGAGCGCGGCCGCAGACCGCTTAGCCGCGGCTCATTTGGGAGCGAACGATCCTGGGTTGGTGGCGCTCTACTTTCAGTTTGGCCGCTATCTGTTGATTTCGTCGTCTCGTCCGGGTGGCCTGCCGGCAAATCTTCAAGGGCTTTGGGCAGAGGGCATCCATCCTGGATGGAAGGGCGACTGGCACTTGAACGTCAATGTGCAGATGAACTACTGGCCAGCGGAGCCAACGGGACTAGGAGATCTTACGGATCCTCTGTTCGCTCTTATGGAAGGCCTGCAGGTGCCCGGCGGACATACAGCACGGAGCTACTACGGCGCCGATGGATGGGTCGCGCATGTGATGACGAATGCGTGGGGCTTCACGTCACCCGGAGAAGAGGCTTCGTGGGGTTCGACTATTATCGGTTCCGCGTGGCTGTGCCAGCACATATGGGAGCACTATCTCTACACGGGCGACGCGGAGTTTCTACGACGCATGTATCCCATGATGAAGGGCGCTTCGGAGTTTTATCTGTCGATGTTGGTTCACGAGCCGAAGCATGGATGGCTTGTCACGGCACCCTCCAATTCGCCGGAGAACACTTTTTACATGCCCGATGGACGGAAGGCCAGCGTGTGCATGGGACCTGCGATCGACGAGGAGAATCTTCGTTACCTGTTTGGCGCGACGGCAGAGGCGGAGGCGAAGCTTGGACTGGACGAGGATCTACGAACGAAGCTGATCCAGACGCAGGCGCAGCTTGCTCCTATCCAGATTGGCGCCGACGGCCGCGTGATGGAGTGGCTTGAACCATATCGCGAGGTCGATCCGCATCATCGTCATGTTTCGCATCTGTGGGCCGTGTATCCAGGAGAAGAGATCGATCCTGAAGCAACTCCGAAGCTGGCTGAGGCGGCGCGACAGTCGCTGGAGGTAAGAGGCGATGGCGCAACGGGTTGGTCGCTTGCTTACAAGATGTTGCTGTGGGCGCGGCTCGGAGATGGAGACCATGCTTATGCCTTACTCCGAAACCTCTGGAATCCCGTGGATCCTATTAAACAGAGTTCGGCGGGAAGCTTTCCGAATTTGTGGGATTCGCATCCGCCGTTCCAGATCGATGGCAACTTTGGGGCCACGGCCGCGATTGCGGAGATGCTGCTGGATAGCCGTCCGAATGAAGTTCGCGTGCTTCCAGCATTACCCTCCGCACTGCCCGAGGGCCGAGTCGACGGGCTAAGGGCGATAGGAGGAATGACAGTTGGAGTGACCTGGAAAGCTGGGCGAATGACTGAGTTGAGGCTGCTGTCAGAGCGCGATGGGGTTGTCAGAGTTCGCTATGGATCGGTTGTTCGGGAGTTGCAGATGAAGGCTGGAGCGAGGAAGGTTCTCGACGGGTTGCTGCGAACGGTTAGCTAGAGCGCGTGCGAGTAACCCGTCTCAGAAGATGCGACTCTATCTATCGGTTTTCTACCTCGAGGACCGAGGCATCGGGCGCGCTCCATGCGTCTGGACCGCTGTGGGTCAGCTTGGCTGTCGCGTTGGACCAGTGAAGATGGGTAAGTTGGAACTGGCCCTTCTCGTAGTTGTAGGTGTTGCCGTCGTCACGGTAGAGGTCGAAGTCGCCGTCGGCTCCAGGGTAGACGCGAACGCGATCGATCTTCTGATCTTCGTTGGTGCTTTCAACAACACTGCCAAGAGGAATGATTGAACCGGCACGAACGAAGAGGGGAATCGTGTCGATGGGAGCATCGACAGTGATGGTCTGTCCACCATGCACTTTCGTATTCGTCCAGAAGTTGTACCAGTCAGTTCCAGCAGGCAGATAAACCTCGCGTGATGTACTTCCCTGCTCTGTTACCGGAGCGACCAGCAGAGCAGGTCCAAACATATACTCGTCAGCGATATTGGCAACCTTGGGGTCGCTTCCGAAGTCCATGAACAGGCCGCGCATGAAGGGAGCACCGGTCTGGTTGGTCATGTGGCCGAGGCTGTAGATGTATGGCATGAGCTGATAGCGAAGACGAAGATACTTCACGAGGATTGGTTCGGCCTGCTTGCCGTAGGACCACACCTCATTCTGCGGACGGCTTCCGTGACTGCGGAAGTTGGGCTGAAAGGCTCCGTACTCGAACCAGCGGACGTAGAGCTCGGGATAGTCATCGTAGTGGCCAATGTTTTCGCGGGCATCAGAGGGGTCGATGAGCGGGGTGTGCAGCGGAGTGTGATGCGAGGGAAGATACTGCCAGCCGCCGATGTCGGTGCTCCAGTAGGGTGTACCCGATGCCACGAAGTTAATGCCGGTTGGGACCTGACGTTTCAGGGTGTCCCAATTTCCGCTGATGTCGGAGGACCAGAAGATGGCGCCGTTGTGCTGCGCGCCGAGATATGCGTCGCGAGCGAGGATGAGCGCCCTAGTCGGAAGGTCTTCGCGAAAGCCATTGTAGAAAGCTGCAGTGTGAAAGAGGGGGTAGATGTTGAAGAACTGCGTGCCAGGGCCAATGTGGAAGTAGCTTCCGTTAGGAGGAAGATCTGGCTCGGTCTCGTCGGCCCAGAAGGCGTCGAAACCTTTGCTGATGTAGTTCTCTTTGACGACGTCCCAGTACCACTTTGCAGCGTCCGGGTTCGTGATGTCGATGTCTGAGCCGGCGCGGTCGTAGGGTAAGCCATTGGTAGGCGTGCCGTCGGCTAGGTGCTCGAACCATCCATTCTTTAGCACGGTGTTGTAGTAACGGCCCTCTGGTACGAAGCGGGGCCAGATGCTGATCATGGTGTGGAAGTTCAAGGCGTGCAGTTCTTTGTTCATCGCCGCGGGGTCTGGCCACTTGGTGGGATCCATGTCCATCTGACCCATGATGGTGTAGTGGAACCA
This DNA window, taken from Edaphobacter lichenicola, encodes the following:
- a CDS encoding glycoside hydrolase family 95 protein; its protein translation is MSGFTKVEQCGALTLLLGFSSMLAAQSYVPSGDLLVRFGAPARVFEEAMPTGNGRLGATMYGGISEERVDLNESSMWSGSPHDSDRTDAAKELPEIRRLLIAGDNVAAEVLVNKSFTSADAGSGDPRYGSYEELGKLLLSFDGMKDANASEYRRWLDLDGAVATTSFEANGVRYTREVFTSAPDQVIVVHLRASRSRSLSLRVRLGRVERFQTKTDGKDGLVMTGALDSGVHDMAGLRYATRVRAFIRGGTIRPVDGDSLLISRADEVTLLVTAATNYRGFAGRHSHDAEFAALQDMRAAAQRSYALLLARHQADYRSYFRRVSLVMGDAALEQSAAADRLAAAHLGANDPGLVALYFQFGRYLLISSSRPGGLPANLQGLWAEGIHPGWKGDWHLNVNVQMNYWPAEPTGLGDLTDPLFALMEGLQVPGGHTARSYYGADGWVAHVMTNAWGFTSPGEEASWGSTIIGSAWLCQHIWEHYLYTGDAEFLRRMYPMMKGASEFYLSMLVHEPKHGWLVTAPSNSPENTFYMPDGRKASVCMGPAIDEENLRYLFGATAEAEAKLGLDEDLRTKLIQTQAQLAPIQIGADGRVMEWLEPYREVDPHHRHVSHLWAVYPGEEIDPEATPKLAEAARQSLEVRGDGATGWSLAYKMLLWARLGDGDHAYALLRNLWNPVDPIKQSSAGSFPNLWDSHPPFQIDGNFGATAAIAEMLLDSRPNEVRVLPALPSALPEGRVDGLRAIGGMTVGVTWKAGRMTELRLLSERDGVVRVRYGSVVRELQMKAGARKVLDGLLRTVS
- a CDS encoding glycoside hydrolase family 31 protein — its product is MSRHIRTAVHFIPLSCLCALLVTPVTRAQQLSLSRDNATVLVEPYAPNIVRVSISLRREDALAAPGYGIVATPAPTGWTAGSDTSGDTLRSNRLVVTVSPQGPKWVPTGTSADIAKFFNGSTPGVGLSIKTPNNADLVRMQGWQMSVPNHKDGNADILYDRRSTDAPFFQVGASFASPPDEHYYGLGQNQEGYLDHRNHVLRCAHDYNAPSGQSVCVPFIVTNKGYGILWDNPSATTVAFGFNDQVRWTSDVGQRVSFFVIAGATYDEIYAGYRLLTGSTPMLPKSAYGYIQSKQRYTSQAELLGVAHGYRERHYPIDDLVIDWFHYTIMGQMDMDPTKWPDPAAMNKELHALNFHTMISIWPRFVPEGRYYNTVLKNGWFEHLADGTPTNGLPYDRAGSDIDITNPDAAKWYWDVVKENYISKGFDAFWADETEPDLPPNGSYFHIGPGTQFFNIYPLFHTAAFYNGFREDLPTRALILARDAYLGAQHNGAIFWSSDISGNWDTLKRQVPTGINFVASGTPYWSTDIGGWQYLPSHHTPLHTPLIDPSDARENIGHYDDYPELYVRWFEYGAFQPNFRSHGSRPQNEVWSYGKQAEPILVKYLRLRYQLMPYIYSLGHMTNQTGAPFMRGLFMDFGSDPKVANIADEYMFGPALLVAPVTEQGSTSREVYLPAGTDWYNFWTNTKVHGGQTITVDAPIDTIPLFVRAGSIIPLGSVVESTNEDQKIDRVRVYPGADGDFDLYRDDGNTYNYEKGQFQLTHLHWSNATAKLTHSGPDAWSAPDASVLEVENR